The window CACTTCAAGCATCCATACAATTCACACATGGAAgatcacattttatttataaagattatttgtAAATACTTACTTTCATGGTCTCCTAAAGTGAACTCTCCCTCGTACACTTTGTCActagaattgagaaaaaaaagtCTGTATAATTACACTGTCTGTACCTCGTAGGTAATAGAAAGGTACCATAAAATTTTATGAAAGCTGGAAAACAGTACTGTTTGTGTAACATACCAAGAAAACTTTTTAGGTATCATAAAACTACACACACCTCAGAGCAATTCCCCATGGTGAAAGGAGATCATTCAAAGCAGGAATATTGGCTCCACCAGTATCAGGCATCCAccactgtcttttaaataaacgtttcacATTATCAAAACAGTTGAAATTCTCCCCgagtttaaattttgtgtttaaatcaTCTATCTTGAACTATTTGAAAGCAGTTTTAGTTTCTTTGctgctgaaaacaaacacaaatctgAGTGAATTTATCATTTAGAGGTTAATTTTTTGGTTACTGTctgaaacagaatattaaatgtGTACATGAGATACAAAACTTATCCCAAACtactactgtattttaaaaacataaagaatgtatagtttaaaattatctataattaaatGTTCATAACATGTTAATACCTTGTATTTTCATCATAAAATTTAACCTTTCGCATTACTGATACATTGTACCAGTCTGCAAATACAATCAATGACAGCCCTCCATCAACATCTCTTTTCAACTTGGCTATTTCTTCAGGGAAGTACTCTTCTTCACTATCAACAAGCAAAAGTGCTCCTGAAATTCAATATAACAGAATCAAAACAGCGTACAGATAtgtcacattgaaaacattattatggATTTAAAGTGATACTTCTAGAAGAAAACCACTGGTAGAAGAGATTTCTTGTTTTTTGAAAACAACTGAATTCCTTTAACACTTTTATaagcagtaaaatataaaaaatcatttaacttagttataatatatagtattcattcattttaaacacaaaaaaaagttttttgtttttagttttatgattTACTTTGCAAGGTATATAATCTCTAAGACTGaattttcacaaaaacatttatatttataatttcaattaaacaaaaatgaactGATTTACTCTTTACTCCAACAAGGAGGTGTTCTCACTATTATAAGGCTGGAACTCTATCATTTAGTGTAAATTTATAAGTTCAAAAAAGATTTACAAGATCTCACAAGAAgaactttattttcatattctaGATGTCAATACTCAATGCTCCTACAAAAACTGGTAACATGCAAAATTACTGTGAATTGCTCTGTTTTCAAAACAGAACCTATTTGTAATTTAGGGGAAATTACTGTGTTTTTTCAAtacttactttttcttttttttatggaaTGTAAAATAGGTACTTGAATTTTAAATCATCAACTAAACTTAATAAACTTACCATACTGAGAAGCATCAAAACATGTAAGGGGTGATCCTAGCACTTCCACATAATAGCCTGAATTCCTTAGGTGTTGATACATGTCTTTAAAGTTAGTGTGAATATGGTCTCCATTCCTGGAATAAGAGATAGTTTTctaattaagaataaataaaacatatattttaataattttatttatataaagcataAGATCAGAGTATCTCACTGGCTACACTCATTGTCAAGTTGGTTTCAATATATGAGCTGTGCAGGTAGCTTCTTGCTAGGTttgaaatactgtattttttgtatatttagttGGTTGGAAGTGCTTTTACAGTTTACACAGCTCTTCATGTGCAGCAAAAGATATCCATGGAAATAGGGTTAGTAGCATCTGATTCATATAATTTGTCAAGAAATTTTCAGCTGTAAATTAGGCTTtctagataatttttatttaacaaaaatatttttaaactattcagtctattatttctcttttcttttattattaacaacCTGTATATCTCTTTTTTTCTAACGTATGTGAGAGATTTCTTTTGAAATGTCTAGAATGTTTACTTCTAAAAATTTCAATAAGCATGGGAACTTGTTGGTTTATGAAAAGTATTAGTTTCCAAGTAGCCATTGTTAGATATTTCAatcattatataaaaacaaaatgtacagaTTTATAACTTTTTTGGATGATGAATTAACAATTGAATTCAGATTACTTAAAACTTGAATACAATTACCTTGACTGAAGAGCAGCGTAAGCtgcaaaagttaacattttctaacactgaaaatgcatttttgaTATAAACTTACTTTCTTCTTACCCATAGCTATCTTGACCTTCATTTGCTCTAGGcacaagttaattttttaaaagtgcaCAAGATTTTTTACACCCCTATAATTTTTACATCATTGCAACAGCAGGTGTTAGTCATGTGACCAGCCTCCACCAATCTCATTTCACCCTCTATACAAGTGCAAGTAATTCCCTTAACCCTTGCAGCATAATCCTCACTTTTGAGAACTGGCATACACAAACCCAAACCACTAGCAAATCATGGGAAGGAAGAGTGGGAAGAGGTAAGTACCTTTTAGATATAAattttcagtgttggaaaatgttaatttcctcTACCccaatagctagaatcccacagtgGAAAGGTGGAAGGGATTGGTGaatgtagaaaaacaaataataaagtaggGAGAGAAAGCTATAAAAAAGATGTGCCACAATTAAGATATGAGGCACATCTGTGGGGTATAGCACTGTTTCTGGAACAAATATGCTCTTCACCCAGTAACAAAGGTAAAACACATATGGCAGAAACAAATAGAATAAGAGGCTAGGGCTAGAGAACCATATATATGAAGAGGCCAAGTGAAGTCTGGCCAGCTAGAAAACATACAGGGAAAGCACTTTGAGATACATATTATGTCAAGTGTGGTCCAAAGACCAAAACAACATGGAAGCACCCTCCATAAGTTTTTAGAGTCAATTAATGCAGTGTGCCTGGGCAAAACATTCAGAAAACACACCTATCAAAATAGCTAAGTGAAGACCGAGACAAAATGTCTGGGGAAAGTCCCTTAGTATACATTAGATTATGTCATGTGTAAGGTTCATCTAGGCAGGAAACAGCCAGTGGAAGGAAGAACCTTGCATAATAAATTTCATGCTGTATTATGTGTATAAGATGCAGCATAATGACAACAGTCCTCATCTCATCAAGTGAGTTTATATGGCTATGAAACTCTATTATTGTATAAAACCCAGCTGTCAGGAaacctccatggtccaccactcCAGTGACTGGGAACCAGAAATGGCAAGGACTTTCATGCTCCACTACAAGAAAGAGGAGGGGATGTGTTGGGGTGTCAACAGGAATAGCCATGGAAGGAAAACGATATCTGCccaagaaaaacacaacaaagtGCAGAGAAAGACTGACAAAAGTTTATGGAGTTAGCTTACTAATTAGGTAGGAACAAACAATATGCAGATGGTGACTGGTCAGGAACACATCTAAATGTTCCAGGTATAGGAATTTACAAACCAAATCTGtgaaagtaaaagaagaaaaattggCATAACAAGAATGCCATGGAATgacaagaaagagaaaaattaaaagagACAGTATGAGCAAAACAACAATGGAAGGAACGAACTGGACTAAAGAGATGATCCAGAAATGAATGGGAGTAGAGATGGAATAGTAAAGGAACAAAATAGgagaaaaaagcaaaacaatcTATCTGAGCAACCAAAGTCCAGAGAAAGAATGCCAGATCTGAATAATGTACAACTTATGAGAAATGGTAAAGGATGTCATAAAATCAGAACAATNNNNNNNNNNNNNNNNNNNNNNNNNNNNNNNNNNNNNNNNNNNNNNNNNNNNNNNNNNNNNNNNNNNNNNNNNNNNNNNNNNNNNNNNNNNNNNNNNNNNNNNNNNNNNNNNNNNNNNNNNNNNNNNNNNNNNNNNNNNNNNNNNNNNNNNNNNNNNNNNNNNNNNNNNNNNNNNNNNNNNNNNNNNNNNNNNNNNNNNNNNNNNNNNNNNNNNNNNNNNNNNNNNNNNNNNNNNNNNNNNNNNNNNNNNNNNNNNNNNNNNNNNNNNNNNNNNNNNNNNNNNNNNNNNNNNNNNNNNNNNNNNNNNNNNNNNNNNNNNNNNNNNNNNNNNNNNNNNNNNNNNNNNNNNNNNNNNNNNNNNNNNNNNNNNNNNNNNNNNNNNNNNNNNNNNNNNNNNNNNNNNNNNNNNNNNNNNNNNNNNNNNNNNNNNNNNNNNNNNNNNNNNNNNNNNNNNNNNNNNNNNNNNNNNNNNNNNNNNNNNNNNNNNNNNNNNNNNNNNNTACTGGATATATTTCTTGGgcctcagcacatgaaacaaaacaaaaactcaacatactaagaaaccaaataaacacacccataaaactatgctcaccagataaaattaacaatgaagtagacaaaataaaacaatacttcgtcaacatcaataagtttcctccacaaactgtagaaatcattatatgcacacacctagacagaaagcaaaatcaaccaacaaaagtaaatatatctcacaaataaaaaatcatgaaaccatatactgctacaaaccatatattcctgacatcagcagaaaaatagccaacatttggcaaaaactaataacaaaatatgacattctaattaataccaaatttattcaaaaaccaggtgcaaaactgagatctatactatgtaaaaactacactgacaaacaccacaccaacattatttctaaaatacaatgtgataattgccacgacttctatattggagaaacaagtagaaatatggaaaccagattcaaagaacataaaaagtcaccttcacacgttttcgaacactgcaagtcaaataaacacaacataaccatagaaaacactcaaatactaaataaagaaacaaacatcaaaaaatgcaaaattaaagaagccttacttatacaacaacttaaacccaaaataaacaaatacaaaagaacacctttatacctatattaaaaataatataataaataatataaaattatatactcaaacatctaacactgccc of the Tachypleus tridentatus isolate NWPU-2018 chromosome 13, ASM421037v1, whole genome shotgun sequence genome contains:
- the LOC143240156 gene encoding membrane-bound transcription factor site-1 protease-like, producing the protein MYQHLRNSGYYVEVLGSPLTCFDASQYGALLLVDSEEEYFPEEIAKLKRDVDGGLSLIVFADWYNVSVMRKVKFYDENTRQWWMPDTGGANIPALNDLLSPWGIALSDKVYEGEFTLGDHEMYYASGTSISRFPSEGRIITRTLNNQGFEVISGHTQQVEEIPILGLYQTGSDKLAGRVVVYGDSNCLDSAHIQKGE